In a single window of the Armatimonadota bacterium genome:
- a CDS encoding cupin domain-containing protein gives MPFFDLDAIQAEYVTPKYSSAFGPLVTGEQIEVGRLRFAAGEGSIRHAHPQEQIVVILRGRVLATLEGQTRELGPGQGFLAPPNAPHEVKALEAAEVLSCKGLVAGRGHRITS, from the coding sequence GTGCCGTTCTTCGATCTGGACGCCATCCAGGCGGAATACGTGACGCCGAAATACTCCAGCGCCTTCGGGCCTCTCGTGACCGGAGAGCAGATTGAGGTGGGACGCCTGCGGTTCGCGGCGGGCGAAGGGTCGATCCGGCACGCCCATCCGCAGGAGCAGATCGTGGTGATCCTGCGGGGACGGGTCCTGGCTACGCTGGAGGGTCAGACCAGGGAACTGGGGCCCGGTCAGGGATTCCTGGCCCCGCCCAACGCCCCCCACGAGGTGAAAGCCCTGGAGGCCGCCGAGGTGTTGAGCTGCAAAGGTCTGGTGGCCGGGCGCGGCCACCGGATCACCTCCTGA
- a CDS encoding tripartite tricarboxylate transporter substrate-binding protein, which translates to MPEKSQGAMVEGREYPRGPIRLLVPFPPGGSTDFTAGTIAGAMAEVLGQPVMVQHRPGEFGIAALAELARADAHTLLVGSVITNAITPIVHHRRMPFRVENVVAPISRLVEFPSVLITRTSVPVHTLQEFLEHAKRTWGRVRNGTDWIGSFTDLDAALLGRQAGVDVVQVVRAGGADALVGAVVSDEADIFFVNARTAIREVRAGRVKALAVTGPGRLASLPEVPTMEESGFPGVGTPHWHGLFAPRSAPQEVVRLLHRAVVRILRDDLVRSALEGAEARLVPSASPEAFAAELEAEMVRWRTLVAEINLTELD; encoded by the coding sequence ATGCCGGAGAAAAGTCAGGGCGCCATGGTGGAAGGACGGGAGTATCCCCGGGGTCCGATCAGGTTGCTCGTCCCCTTTCCGCCCGGGGGGTCCACAGACTTCACCGCAGGGACCATCGCCGGCGCGATGGCGGAGGTACTGGGCCAGCCCGTCATGGTGCAGCACCGGCCCGGGGAGTTCGGGATTGCGGCGCTGGCGGAACTGGCCCGGGCCGATGCCCACACCTTGCTCGTGGGGAGCGTGATCACCAACGCCATCACCCCCATCGTCCACCATCGTCGAATGCCGTTCCGCGTCGAGAACGTCGTTGCTCCGATCTCCAGACTGGTCGAATTTCCCAGCGTACTGATCACGCGGACGTCGGTGCCCGTCCACACGCTCCAGGAGTTTCTCGAGCACGCCAAGCGCACCTGGGGGCGGGTGCGCAACGGGACGGACTGGATCGGCAGCTTCACGGACCTGGATGCGGCCCTCCTGGGCCGGCAGGCCGGAGTCGACGTGGTGCAGGTCGTCCGGGCCGGCGGGGCCGATGCCCTGGTCGGGGCGGTGGTCAGCGATGAGGCCGACATCTTCTTCGTCAATGCGCGCACGGCGATCCGTGAGGTGCGTGCCGGACGGGTCAAGGCCCTGGCGGTGACAGGCCCCGGGCGCCTGGCGAGCCTGCCAGAGGTTCCGACGATGGAGGAGTCGGGCTTCCCCGGGGTCGGCACCCCGCACTGGCATGGGCTCTTCGCGCCCCGCTCCGCGCCGCAGGAGGTGGTCCGCTTGCTGCATCGCGCCGTCGTCCGGATCCTGCGCGACGATCTGGTTCGATCCGCCCTGGAAGGCGCCGAAGCCCGCCTCGTCCCCAGCGCTTCACCGGAGGCGTTTGCGGCGGAGCTCGAGGCGGAGATGGTACGCTGGCGGACGCTCGTCGCCGAGATCAACCTGACGGAGCTGGACTGA
- a CDS encoding carbohydrate ABC transporter permease: MTVERRWRRWLLVYLPLAVLIAGLLFPFYWMLITSIRPDAELYRSWRSPQSAPLWTLAPTGQHVLNLLTRTAFPRWLWNTLLVAAASTGISLFCGLLAGYGLARLRFPGAGPLGIGIFVSYLVPPTLLFIPLAGMVRSFRLGDTPWALILTYPTFMIPFCTWLLMGYFKTIPRELEECARVDGASRFQAMVRIVFPAAVPGVLSAGIFAFTLSWNEFLYALVFLSSPEKKTVAVGVISELVRGDVYFWGELMAGALLGALPVALVYSFFVEHYVAALSGSMKG, from the coding sequence GTGACCGTCGAACGGCGGTGGCGGCGCTGGCTCCTGGTCTACCTCCCCCTGGCCGTCCTGATCGCGGGCCTGCTCTTTCCCTTCTACTGGATGCTCATCACGTCCATCCGGCCCGATGCGGAGCTCTACCGCTCCTGGCGCTCCCCCCAGAGTGCGCCGCTGTGGACGCTGGCCCCGACGGGACAGCACGTCCTGAACCTGCTGACGCGGACCGCGTTTCCCCGGTGGCTCTGGAACACGCTCCTCGTCGCGGCGGCCTCGACGGGGATTTCCCTGTTCTGCGGGCTCCTGGCGGGGTATGGGCTGGCCCGGTTGCGGTTCCCCGGCGCCGGCCCCCTCGGCATCGGGATCTTCGTCAGCTATCTCGTCCCGCCGACCCTGCTGTTCATCCCGCTGGCGGGGATGGTCCGGAGCTTCCGGCTGGGCGACACCCCGTGGGCCCTGATCCTGACCTACCCGACCTTCATGATCCCCTTCTGCACCTGGCTGCTGATGGGGTATTTCAAGACGATTCCGCGAGAGCTGGAGGAGTGCGCGCGCGTCGACGGCGCCTCGCGGTTTCAAGCCATGGTGCGCATCGTCTTCCCCGCCGCGGTCCCGGGCGTTCTTTCCGCGGGCATCTTCGCCTTCACGCTCTCCTGGAACGAGTTCCTCTACGCCCTCGTCTTCCTGTCATCGCCGGAGAAGAAAACCGTGGCCGTGGGCGTGATCTCCGAACTGGTCCGCGGCGACGTCTACTTCTGGGGCGAGCTCATGGCCGGGGCCCTGCTCGGCGCGCTCCCCGTCGCCCTGGTGTACTCCTTCTTCGTCGAGCACTACGTCGCGGCGCTTTCCGGATCGATGAAAGGGTGA
- a CDS encoding sugar phosphate isomerase/epimerase, with protein MMAGRPPLYSVSVWSTPHNTIREDLDQIARSGARGVGLWEGKFAGQRDYDGLAQTIRRYGLRVTSCAPRIWTIFPVPWASPTIPRLNLVAEERDPRVRIRLICDSLGRLAAFAPECILVSSGAPDGALPRTTALEIIAEGLARIADAAAEAGLKIGFELTSARRGSPVHTLTELAGLIDDVRRPNVGIIVDIFHSAPAPGIQEEVREHVPRLVGVHVNDVPWTERGPYDRLLPGEGRNLAPGFIAALLAARYRGWYELEVFSDDGTFGVPLAGSLWAIPHEELLRRGKEAFERVYRTAAAAAGVADASDSG; from the coding sequence ATGATGGCCGGACGCCCTCCACTGTACTCCGTCTCGGTCTGGTCCACGCCCCACAACACGATCCGAGAGGACCTGGATCAGATCGCCCGGTCCGGGGCCCGGGGCGTGGGCCTCTGGGAGGGGAAGTTCGCGGGGCAAAGAGACTACGACGGCCTCGCCCAGACGATCCGCCGCTACGGCCTCCGGGTCACTTCCTGCGCACCGCGGATCTGGACGATCTTTCCCGTCCCGTGGGCCAGTCCGACCATCCCCAGGCTCAACCTCGTCGCGGAGGAACGCGACCCCCGGGTCAGGATCCGGTTGATCTGCGACAGCCTCGGCCGGCTGGCCGCGTTCGCCCCGGAGTGCATTCTGGTCTCAAGCGGGGCTCCCGACGGCGCCCTGCCGCGGACCACGGCCCTGGAGATCATCGCCGAGGGGCTGGCCCGGATCGCCGACGCCGCGGCGGAGGCGGGGCTGAAGATCGGCTTCGAGTTGACCTCCGCGCGGCGCGGATCTCCGGTGCACACCCTCACGGAGCTGGCCGGCCTCATCGACGATGTCCGCCGCCCCAACGTGGGCATCATTGTGGACATCTTCCACAGCGCGCCGGCTCCCGGCATTCAGGAGGAGGTGCGGGAACACGTCCCCCGCCTGGTGGGGGTGCACGTCAACGACGTCCCCTGGACCGAGCGCGGGCCCTATGACCGCCTCCTGCCCGGCGAAGGCAGGAACTTGGCGCCTGGCTTCATCGCCGCCCTGTTGGCGGCGAGATACCGCGGATGGTATGAGCTGGAGGTTTTCTCCGACGACGGCACCTTCGGCGTGCCCCTGGCGGGATCGTTGTGGGCGATCCCGCACGAGGAACTGCTCCGGCGCGGCAAAGAGGCGTTCGAGCGCGTCTACCGGACCGCCGCGGCGGCGGCCGGAGTGGCCGACGCGTCGGACAGTGGCTGA
- a CDS encoding sugar ABC transporter permease gives MESKDRPGSGPGPGRLLPSPSDRHALPGRLLDSERSLAFLLLAPAVAMLLVFIAYPFATGIWYALSSVRVGDAGHFVGLQNLIAAWHDSIFRTALRNTILYTFWANLFKLILGMGLALLLNHPFRGVRLVRAAVLLPFIVPTVLSALAWRWMFDPTFSVLNWLLYHGGLIAERLPFLSDARWALWSAIAVNTWRGTPFFAVTLLAGLQTINPELHEAAALDGAGSWKRFWHVTRPLLRPVIIVVVVFSIVQTFSDFQLVYVLTGGGPANSTHLVATYAYQVGIGAGLLGEGAAMSLFMFPVLLTVVWSQLRHLRRLEGV, from the coding sequence ATGGAGAGCAAGGATCGGCCGGGATCCGGCCCGGGGCCGGGGCGCCTCCTCCCTTCCCCCTCCGACCGTCACGCCCTCCCGGGCCGTCTCCTGGACAGCGAACGGTCTCTGGCCTTCCTGTTGCTTGCTCCCGCCGTGGCCATGCTGCTGGTCTTCATCGCCTATCCCTTCGCCACGGGTATCTGGTACGCGCTCTCCAGCGTCAGAGTGGGCGATGCCGGGCACTTCGTCGGCCTCCAGAATCTGATCGCGGCCTGGCATGACTCAATCTTCCGCACGGCCCTGAGGAACACCATCCTCTACACCTTTTGGGCCAACCTCTTCAAACTGATCCTCGGCATGGGGCTGGCGCTGCTGCTCAACCATCCCTTTCGCGGCGTGCGCCTCGTGCGGGCCGCGGTGCTCCTGCCCTTCATCGTCCCCACCGTCCTCTCCGCCCTGGCCTGGCGCTGGATGTTCGACCCCACCTTCAGCGTCCTCAACTGGCTGCTCTATCACGGCGGCCTGATCGCCGAGCGGCTTCCCTTCCTCTCCGACGCCCGGTGGGCACTGTGGTCCGCGATCGCCGTCAACACCTGGCGCGGCACGCCGTTCTTCGCCGTCACGCTGCTGGCCGGACTGCAGACGATCAACCCCGAACTCCATGAGGCGGCCGCCCTGGACGGCGCCGGGAGCTGGAAGCGATTCTGGCACGTCACGCGGCCGCTGCTGCGACCGGTCATCATCGTCGTCGTCGTCTTCTCCATCGTCCAGACTTTCTCCGATTTCCAGCTCGTCTACGTGCTCACCGGAGGCGGTCCCGCCAACTCCACCCACCTGGTGGCCACCTACGCCTACCAGGTCGGCATCGGGGCCGGGCTTCTGGGGGAGGGGGCGGCCATGTCGTTGTTCATGTTCCCCGTCCTGCTGACGGTGGTCTGGAGCCAGCTCCGCCACCTCCGGCGCCTGGAGGGAGTCTAG
- a CDS encoding extracellular solute-binding protein, protein MESRRMKRRDFLKKAAGVTAAAAGLGGLTGILSARRAPAYAQRRRLRILRWNDFIAQADEVLKAQAAEASRALGADVTFEFVNVADLQARITAAIQSGSGPDIVLMLWAWPQLYANALVDVSDVAEPIGRVQGGFYDIFQATARSGDRWLAMPHSVGGFFPHYRRSWHAEVGAAEFPKTWDEWREVGRRLKARGKPVGQSLGHGLDASTFSYPLLWSFGGAEVDATGKRVVLNSRAAVESVRFLQAFWQEACDPSGLAWDDTANNRAFLAGELSATANGLSVYIVAKRQQNALRDERGQPLYQDIETALMPAGPAGQFHLNTPFQHAVMRYSQNQRLAKEFLRWMHRREVYERWFTVNEGYSVGPARVWEEHPMWTRIDRPMQTMRRATRMSLMIGHPAPASARATEAYSKYIVVDMYAKAAQGMRAEDAVRWAEGELKKIYET, encoded by the coding sequence ATGGAGTCCAGGCGCATGAAACGGCGGGATTTCCTCAAGAAAGCCGCCGGAGTGACAGCGGCGGCCGCCGGCCTGGGAGGCCTCACAGGGATCCTCAGTGCGCGACGCGCTCCAGCCTACGCCCAGCGCCGGAGGCTGCGCATTCTCCGCTGGAACGACTTCATCGCCCAGGCCGACGAAGTCCTGAAGGCACAGGCCGCAGAAGCCTCCCGGGCGCTAGGGGCGGACGTCACCTTCGAGTTCGTGAACGTCGCCGACCTCCAGGCTCGCATCACCGCAGCGATCCAGTCGGGATCGGGGCCGGACATTGTCCTCATGCTGTGGGCCTGGCCGCAGCTGTATGCCAACGCCCTGGTGGACGTCTCCGATGTGGCCGAGCCGATCGGTCGGGTCCAGGGAGGGTTCTACGATATCTTCCAGGCCACGGCCAGGTCCGGAGACCGATGGCTGGCCATGCCCCACAGCGTGGGCGGCTTCTTCCCCCACTACCGACGGTCGTGGCACGCTGAGGTCGGCGCGGCGGAGTTTCCGAAGACGTGGGACGAATGGCGGGAGGTCGGCCGGCGGCTGAAGGCCAGAGGGAAACCGGTGGGTCAGTCGCTCGGGCACGGGTTGGACGCCTCCACCTTCTCCTACCCCCTCCTCTGGTCGTTCGGCGGGGCTGAGGTGGACGCCACCGGGAAGCGCGTCGTGCTCAACTCGCGGGCGGCGGTGGAATCCGTTCGGTTCCTGCAGGCCTTCTGGCAGGAGGCCTGCGACCCCAGCGGCCTGGCCTGGGACGACACGGCCAACAACCGGGCCTTCCTGGCCGGAGAGCTCAGCGCCACCGCCAACGGCCTGTCCGTGTACATCGTCGCCAAACGGCAGCAGAACGCGCTCCGGGACGAACGGGGCCAGCCCCTGTACCAGGACATCGAGACGGCGTTGATGCCGGCGGGACCGGCCGGGCAGTTCCACCTCAACACGCCGTTCCAGCACGCGGTCATGCGCTACTCCCAAAACCAGCGCCTGGCCAAGGAGTTCTTGCGGTGGATGCACCGACGGGAGGTCTATGAGCGCTGGTTCACCGTCAATGAGGGGTACAGCGTGGGACCGGCCAGGGTGTGGGAAGAGCACCCGATGTGGACGCGCATCGACCGGCCCATGCAGACCATGCGGCGCGCCACACGGATGAGCCTGATGATCGGCCATCCGGCCCCGGCGTCGGCCCGCGCGACAGAGGCCTACTCCAAGTACATCGTCGTGGACATGTACGCCAAGGCGGCGCAGGGGATGAGGGCCGAGGACGCGGTCCGGTGGGCCGAGGGCGAGCTGAAGAAGATCTACGAGACCTGA